A genomic window from Thiomonas arsenitoxydans includes:
- the tsaE gene encoding tRNA (adenosine(37)-N6)-threonylcarbamoyltransferase complex ATPase subunit type 1 TsaE produces MPPAALPLLLANEHDTEALAQALALAWAQHPAPRLLITLDGDLGAGKTTFARAFLRALGVQGRIKSPSFSLLEEYTLGIPDLQFKGTLRTSAYHIDLYRFSDPQEWDDSGLRDVVGGPGVSLVEWPQRAQGLLPAADLSVHLEPMGEQRQCTLQAGTELGQRLFRALPEGLKSG; encoded by the coding sequence ATGCCCCCTGCCGCCCTGCCCCTGCTGCTTGCCAATGAACACGACACCGAAGCGCTGGCGCAAGCCCTGGCTTTGGCGTGGGCGCAACACCCGGCGCCCCGCCTGCTGATCACCCTCGACGGCGATCTCGGCGCAGGGAAAACCACCTTTGCACGCGCTTTTTTACGTGCACTGGGCGTACAGGGGCGCATCAAAAGTCCCAGTTTCAGCCTGCTGGAAGAGTACACCCTCGGCATTCCGGACCTACAATTCAAGGGAACTCTTCGGACCTCGGCCTATCACATTGATCTTTATCGCTTTTCAGACCCGCAAGAGTGGGACGATTCTGGACTGCGCGATGTCGTGGGCGGGCCGGGGGTCAGTCTGGTCGAGTGGCCGCAGCGCGCGCAGGGTTTGTTGCCCGCTGCCGACTTGAGCGTGCACCTCGAACCGATGGGAGAGCAGCGCCAGTGCACGTTGCAAGCCGGGACTGAACTGGGACAGCGTTTGTTTCGCGCCTTGCCGGAGGGTTTGAAGTCCGGTTGA
- the galU gene encoding UTP--glucose-1-phosphate uridylyltransferase GalU — protein sequence MPPTITKAVFPVAGLGTRFLPATKATPKEMMPVVDKPLIQYAVEEAYAAGITEMIFVTGRHKRAIEDHFDTAYELEHQLEEAGKQAMLDVVRSVKPDNVQCVFVRQPVANGLGAAVLCAERLVGDEPFAVILADDLLVGEPPVMAQMVEIHSRHGRSVLATEEVPREHTKRYGIVSGQEITPGLTSLSGIVEKPAPDVAPSTQAVVGRYILSPRVFHHLRNGKPGAGGEIQLTDGISALLHEEAVYAYRYSGRRFDCGSKLGYLEATVQLGMSHPETGPEFSAYINNLCAGHAAS from the coding sequence ATGCCCCCGACCATCACCAAAGCCGTCTTCCCCGTTGCCGGTCTCGGCACGCGTTTTCTGCCCGCGACCAAAGCCACTCCGAAAGAGATGATGCCCGTGGTCGACAAGCCGCTCATTCAATATGCGGTCGAAGAGGCCTATGCGGCGGGCATCACCGAAATGATTTTTGTCACCGGCCGCCACAAGCGCGCCATCGAGGATCATTTCGACACCGCCTACGAACTGGAGCATCAACTTGAAGAAGCGGGCAAACAGGCCATGCTCGACGTGGTGCGCAGTGTCAAACCCGACAACGTGCAGTGCGTGTTCGTGCGCCAGCCCGTGGCCAACGGCCTAGGCGCGGCGGTACTTTGCGCTGAGCGTCTGGTGGGCGACGAGCCGTTTGCCGTCATCCTCGCCGATGACTTGCTCGTCGGCGAGCCTCCCGTCATGGCGCAAATGGTCGAGATTCACAGCCGCCATGGCCGCAGCGTCCTCGCCACCGAAGAAGTGCCGCGCGAGCACACCAAACGCTACGGCATTGTCAGCGGGCAGGAAATCACACCCGGGCTGACCTCGCTGTCGGGCATCGTCGAAAAACCCGCTCCAGACGTCGCGCCCAGCACCCAGGCGGTCGTGGGTCGCTACATCCTCAGCCCCCGTGTGTTTCATCATCTGCGCAACGGCAAACCCGGCGCCGGAGGCGAAATTCAGCTCACCGACGGCATCTCCGCGCTGCTGCATGAAGAAGCGGTGTACGCCTATCGCTACAGCGGCCGCCGTTTCGACTGTGGCAGCAAGCTCGGCTATCTCGAAGCCACGGTGCAACTGGGCATGTCTCACCCCGAGACCGGACCGGAATTCAGCGCCTATATCAACAATTTGTGCGCAGGCCACGCAGCAAGCTAA
- a CDS encoding polysaccharide deacetylase family protein — protein MPILALKIDVDTLRGTLEGVPALLRLLDKHQLRATFLFSLGPDHTGRALKRVFRPGFLAKVQRTSVTSHYGLKTLLYGTLLPGPDIGRRAADPMRDADRAGHETGVHTWDHILWQDYVVRKNADWTRRQLQLAANRYGDIFGRPPQVHGAAGWQMNDAAYVLEQELGFTLASDGRGTHPFLPVVQGRTLSVPQLPTTLPTLDELIGVDGLNEHNVADHLLRLSTDGRDHVYTLHAELEGGRLAPVFDRLLQGWKAAGLHCTSMRSYADSLNLASLPHHAVRLGSIAGRSGTLALQGAAV, from the coding sequence ATGCCCATTCTTGCGCTCAAAATCGATGTCGATACCCTGCGGGGCACGCTCGAAGGCGTACCTGCGCTGCTGCGCCTGCTCGACAAACATCAACTCCGCGCCACCTTTTTATTCAGCCTCGGGCCAGATCACACCGGGCGCGCGCTCAAGCGGGTGTTTCGCCCCGGCTTCCTCGCCAAGGTTCAGCGCACATCGGTGACCAGCCACTATGGCCTGAAAACCTTGCTGTACGGCACACTGCTGCCCGGCCCGGACATCGGCCGACGCGCCGCAGATCCCATGCGAGACGCCGACCGCGCCGGCCATGAAACCGGCGTGCACACCTGGGATCACATCCTCTGGCAAGACTACGTGGTGCGCAAAAATGCCGACTGGACCCGCCGTCAGCTGCAGCTCGCTGCCAACCGCTATGGCGACATCTTCGGCCGCCCCCCGCAAGTGCACGGCGCCGCCGGCTGGCAGATGAACGACGCGGCCTATGTGCTGGAGCAGGAACTCGGCTTCACCCTGGCTTCGGACGGTCGGGGCACACACCCCTTTCTGCCGGTGGTGCAGGGGCGCACACTTTCCGTTCCCCAGTTGCCAACCACCCTGCCGACGCTTGACGAGCTGATCGGCGTGGACGGCTTGAATGAACACAACGTGGCCGATCACCTCCTGCGCCTGAGCACCGACGGGCGCGACCATGTCTACACCCTGCACGCCGAGCTGGAAGGCGGCCGTCTTGCTCCCGTGTTCGACCGTCTGCTGCAAGGCTGGAAGGCGGCTGGCTTGCATTGCACCTCGATGCGCAGTTATGCCGACTCGCTGAACCTGGCCTCATTGCCACACCATGCGGTCCGCCTGGGCAGCATTGCCGGGCGCAGCGGCACCCTCGCCTTGCAAGGTGCCGCCGTATGA
- the queG gene encoding tRNA epoxyqueuosine(34) reductase QueG: MEQLSTSPERLRALAQDIKQQGRALGFSQIGITGVDLRSAEAPLLDWLAAGHHGSMDYMQRHGLKRARPAELVPGTLRVITARLDYLPRASPADWRDAEWQRLAQPEAATISVYARGRDYHKVLRRKLQQLADYIAAQIDPGVVRVFTDSAPVLEVELAARAGLGWRGKHTLLLQRDSGSMFFLGEIFIGLPLPVDAPASAHCGTCRKCIVICPTQAILGPEQLDARRCISYLTIEHAGPIPLELRPLIGNRIYGCDDCQLICPWNRYAQRSSLPDFDPRHGFDQAQLLDLWNWSEAQFEQRTEGSPIRRIGFERWQRNLAVALGNGLRGNHETAWRQAAIQALHSALPHARALLQEHVRWALAQAETDPREITR; this comes from the coding sequence ATGGAGCAACTCAGCACATCGCCCGAGCGTCTGCGCGCGCTGGCGCAAGACATCAAACAGCAGGGGCGTGCGCTGGGATTTTCGCAAATCGGCATCACCGGGGTCGATCTGCGCTCGGCCGAGGCGCCCCTGCTCGACTGGCTGGCCGCTGGACATCACGGCAGCATGGACTACATGCAGCGACACGGCCTCAAGCGCGCCCGCCCCGCGGAACTGGTGCCCGGCACGCTGCGCGTCATCACCGCTCGCCTGGACTATCTCCCGCGCGCAAGCCCGGCCGACTGGCGCGATGCGGAATGGCAAAGGCTGGCGCAACCCGAAGCGGCCACGATCTCCGTCTATGCCCGAGGACGCGACTATCACAAGGTGCTCAGGCGCAAGCTGCAACAACTGGCCGATTACATCGCCGCCCAGATCGACCCGGGCGTCGTGCGCGTGTTCACCGACTCCGCCCCCGTGCTGGAAGTGGAGCTGGCGGCACGCGCCGGGCTCGGCTGGCGCGGCAAACACACCCTGCTGCTGCAGCGCGATAGCGGATCGATGTTTTTTCTGGGAGAAATATTCATCGGTCTGCCCCTCCCGGTGGACGCCCCCGCGAGCGCCCACTGCGGCACCTGCCGCAAATGCATCGTGATCTGCCCAACGCAGGCCATTCTTGGCCCAGAACAACTCGACGCGCGGCGCTGCATTTCCTACCTGACCATCGAACACGCAGGGCCGATTCCCCTGGAACTGCGTCCGCTGATCGGCAACCGCATCTACGGATGCGACGACTGCCAGCTGATCTGCCCCTGGAATCGTTATGCCCAGCGCAGCTCCTTGCCCGATTTCGATCCCCGCCACGGTTTTGACCAGGCCCAGCTGCTCGACCTGTGGAATTGGAGCGAAGCGCAGTTCGAGCAGCGCACCGAGGGCAGCCCGATTCGCCGCATCGGCTTCGAGCGCTGGCAGCGCAACCTCGCCGTTGCCTTGGGCAACGGCCTTCGAGGCAATCACGAGACGGCCTGGCGCCAGGCAGCTATCCAAGCACTGCACAGCGCACTCCCGCATGCCAGAGCGCTGCTGCAAGAGCATGTCCGCTGGGCTTTGGCCCAGGCTGAAACCGACCCGAGGGAAATCACCCGGTAG
- a CDS encoding sulfurtransferase TusA family protein, with protein MHSSRQNLEIRVEQPVIDVDLDTRGLNCPLPILKAKKALAQMQSGQVLRIVSTDIGSVKDFQAFARQTGNALVDQKTEGGEYHHLLRRR; from the coding sequence ATGCACTCATCGCGCCAAAACCTGGAGATTCGTGTGGAGCAACCTGTGATTGATGTCGACCTGGATACGCGCGGACTGAACTGCCCGCTGCCCATCCTCAAGGCCAAGAAAGCACTCGCCCAGATGCAAAGCGGCCAGGTGCTGCGCATCGTCTCCACCGACATCGGTTCGGTGAAAGACTTTCAGGCCTTCGCTCGTCAGACCGGCAATGCCCTGGTCGATCAGAAGACCGAGGGCGGCGAATACCACCACCTGCTGCGGCGGCGCTAA
- a CDS encoding N-acetylmuramoyl-L-alanine amidase, with amino-acid sequence MMTPPRRRFLVQSSSLVLLLTAPMIARGATLMSIRVWPAPEYTRLTLESDGPLSATHQVLSDPPRLVVDIQGLQLDNQLRDLAGKVKADDPFIKDVRVGQFKPDVVRMVIDLKQAVKPQVFSLLPVAAYQNRLVFDLYPAHSSDRLMAFMQQQEALDRERQLGAGSNTPPQTLAQAQPQQSDSLGDWIRQHRSELDSPQAGQPQQFARADTPPPAQRPDPVRRDRRNFRSVLLAIDPGHGGEDPGATGPSGVHEKDVVLLIARHLRDLAMSTPHMQVMMTRDSDYFVPLWTRVEKAQSANADLFTSIHADGWFTPEARGASVYCLSDGGASSVEARLMAQRENAADAIGGIDINSRSYQVAKVLLDMSTTAKINASLKMARPTLGKMGELVHLHSKQVQQAGFAVLKSPTIPSMLVETAFISNPEEEARLQTPAYRKQIARAIFEGLRAYLDTNPPLARRRILT; translated from the coding sequence ATGATGACCCCACCGCGTCGGCGTTTTCTCGTGCAATCGTCCAGCCTCGTGCTGCTGCTGACGGCCCCCATGATTGCGCGGGGCGCTACCTTGATGTCCATCCGCGTCTGGCCGGCGCCCGAATACACCCGGCTGACGCTGGAGTCGGACGGCCCCCTGAGCGCAACCCACCAGGTCTTGAGCGATCCGCCGCGACTCGTGGTGGACATTCAGGGCCTGCAGCTCGACAACCAGTTGCGCGATCTGGCTGGCAAAGTGAAGGCGGACGATCCCTTCATCAAAGACGTGCGCGTGGGCCAGTTCAAGCCCGACGTGGTGCGCATGGTCATCGATTTGAAGCAGGCGGTCAAGCCGCAGGTCTTCAGCCTGCTGCCGGTTGCGGCCTATCAAAACCGGCTGGTCTTCGATCTTTATCCCGCCCATTCAAGTGACCGGCTGATGGCATTCATGCAGCAGCAAGAAGCGCTCGACCGCGAACGCCAGCTCGGCGCCGGTTCCAATACGCCGCCGCAAACCCTCGCTCAGGCCCAGCCGCAACAGTCCGATTCGCTTGGCGACTGGATCCGCCAGCACCGCAGTGAACTCGACAGCCCGCAAGCCGGGCAACCGCAGCAGTTCGCCCGCGCCGATACGCCGCCCCCGGCGCAACGCCCCGACCCCGTGCGCCGCGACCGCCGCAACTTTCGCAGCGTGCTGCTGGCGATCGACCCCGGTCATGGCGGCGAAGACCCTGGCGCCACGGGCCCCAGCGGGGTGCACGAGAAGGATGTGGTGCTGCTCATCGCCCGCCACCTGCGCGACCTGGCCATGAGCACGCCGCATATGCAAGTGATGATGACGCGCGACAGCGACTACTTCGTGCCGCTGTGGACGCGGGTGGAAAAGGCACAATCGGCCAATGCCGACCTGTTCACCTCCATCCATGCCGATGGCTGGTTCACGCCCGAAGCGCGCGGCGCTTCGGTGTATTGCCTGTCCGATGGCGGCGCGTCCAGCGTGGAGGCGCGGCTAATGGCGCAACGCGAGAACGCGGCCGACGCCATTGGCGGCATCGACATCAACTCGCGCAGCTATCAAGTGGCCAAGGTGCTGCTCGACATGTCCACCACCGCCAAAATCAACGCCAGCCTGAAAATGGCCCGACCCACGCTGGGCAAAATGGGAGAGCTGGTGCATCTGCATTCCAAGCAAGTGCAGCAGGCAGGGTTCGCCGTGCTGAAGTCGCCCACCATTCCCTCGATGCTGGTGGAAACCGCCTTCATCAGCAACCCGGAAGAAGAGGCGCGGCTACAGACCCCGGCCTATCGCAAGCAGATCGCGCGCGCCATTTTTGAAGGCCTGCGCGCCTACCTCGACACCAATCCGCCCCTGGCCCGCCGTCGCATTCTGACCTGA
- a CDS encoding helix-turn-helix transcriptional regulator, which translates to MPHPQHTTTPLLLDIRAAADLLGFSYSTIRHWTYRSKQPPAHWPQPVKINTSLRYRVADLENWVARIGQPDHATGEGAATPITLPQPARRGRPRKGHSLQEL; encoded by the coding sequence ATGCCGCACCCACAGCACACCACCACGCCTCTCCTGCTCGACATTCGTGCCGCCGCTGACTTGCTCGGGTTTTCCTACAGCACCATTCGGCACTGGACGTACCGCAGCAAGCAACCACCCGCGCACTGGCCTCAGCCCGTCAAGATCAACACCTCGCTGCGCTACCGCGTCGCCGATCTGGAGAACTGGGTCGCCCGCATCGGGCAACCGGATCACGCCACAGGCGAAGGCGCGGCAACGCCTATCACCCTGCCGCAGCCAGCGCGCCGGGGGCGACCGCGCAAGGGCCACAGCCTGCAGGAGCTTTGA
- the mbfA gene encoding iron exporter MbfA, producing the protein MNLSSLFSMPGNTATLDFSSLNEQQLLALAISLEEDDARIYSQYAQALNADYPDTAALFRGMAAEENAHRHRLLDLYRKRFGDRIPLIRRQDVRGFIERKPLWLVQPIDLDKFRAQAELMEAESRMFYAKAARHATDTGIRQLLGDLAAAEAAHEQKAEALGNQFITPQAIRSERETQRRAFVLRFVQPGLAGLMDGSVSTLAPLFAAAFATHDTWATFLVGLAAALGAGISMAFAEAMSDDGSLTGRGSPWLRGGITGLMTALGGLGHTLPYLIPNFHLATTLAFLVVGVELIVIAWVRKRFMDASFGLAVLQVVVGGLLVFATGILIGSA; encoded by the coding sequence ATGAACCTGAGCTCGCTGTTCTCCATGCCCGGCAACACCGCCACGCTGGACTTCTCCAGCTTGAACGAGCAGCAGTTGCTCGCCCTGGCCATTTCGCTCGAAGAGGACGACGCGCGCATCTACAGCCAATACGCGCAGGCGTTGAACGCCGATTATCCCGACACGGCCGCGCTGTTCCGCGGCATGGCGGCCGAAGAAAATGCCCACCGGCATCGTCTGCTCGATCTCTACCGCAAACGATTTGGCGATCGCATTCCGCTCATTCGCCGCCAGGACGTGCGCGGCTTTATCGAGCGCAAGCCGTTGTGGCTGGTACAGCCGATCGATCTGGACAAGTTTCGCGCCCAGGCCGAGTTGATGGAAGCCGAGTCGCGCATGTTCTACGCCAAGGCCGCGCGGCACGCGACCGATACCGGCATTCGCCAGTTGCTCGGCGATCTCGCCGCCGCTGAGGCTGCGCACGAGCAGAAAGCCGAAGCGCTCGGCAACCAGTTCATCACGCCGCAAGCCATACGCTCCGAACGCGAAACCCAGCGCCGCGCCTTTGTGCTGCGCTTCGTTCAACCTGGCCTGGCGGGGTTGATGGACGGTTCGGTCTCTACCCTGGCGCCGCTGTTCGCCGCAGCCTTCGCCACGCACGACACCTGGGCCACCTTTCTGGTGGGCCTCGCAGCCGCGCTGGGCGCTGGCATCAGCATGGCTTTCGCCGAAGCCATGTCAGACGATGGTTCGCTCACCGGGCGTGGCAGCCCTTGGCTACGCGGCGGCATCACCGGTCTGATGACCGCTTTGGGCGGCCTGGGCCACACCCTGCCCTACCTGATCCCGAACTTCCACCTCGCCACCACGCTGGCCTTCCTCGTGGTCGGCGTGGAGTTGATCGTGATTGCCTGGGTCCGCAAGCGCTTCATGGACGCGTCCTTCGGGCTGGCGGTGCTGCAAGTGGTTGTCGGCGGCTTGCTGGTTTTTGCCACGGGCATCCTGATCGGCAGCGCGTGA
- a CDS encoding IS5-like element ISThsp6 family transposase (programmed frameshift), whose protein sequence is MPETLPRHDLSDRHWELLEPHLPGRAGVWGGVARDNRQFINAVFWILRTGAPWRDLPVSYGGWKNTHRRFCRWRDKGIWESLLEQCIDEPDFEWIMIDASHCKVHPHAAGARGGNQAMSRTQGGFNTKIHLAVDAHGLPLRAVITEGTRADCAEAERLMDGFKMDYLLADKGYDSDAIVAHAQAQGAQAVIPPRKNRKPPRTYDKALYKLRHLVENAFLHLKRWRGIATRYAKNVASFVAAVQIRCLALWLQIL, encoded by the exons ATGCCCGAGACGCTTCCTCGACACGATCTATCAGATCGGCACTGGGAATTGCTCGAACCCCACTTGCCTGGACGAGCGGGAGTTTGGGGCGGGGTTGCGCGGGACAACCGCCAATTCATCAACGCCGTGTTCTGGATTCTTCGCACCGGTGCGCCGTGGCGAGACCTGCCGGTTTCGTACGGTGGGTGGAAAAACACCCATCGGCGTTTTTGCCGCTGGCGCGACAAGGGCATTTGGGAGTCGCTCCTGGAGCAGTGCATTGATGAGCCCGATTTCGAGTGGATCATGATCGATGCCAGTCACTGCAAGGTTCATCCGCACGCAGCGGGTGCGCGGGGTGGCAATCAGGCGATGAGCCGCACACAAGGGGGCT TCAACACCAAGATACATCTGGCCGTGGATGCGCATGGTCTGCCGCTCCGAGCGGTTATTACAGAAGGTACCCGAGCGGATTGTGCAGAGGCTGAGCGGTTGATGGACGGGTTCAAGATGGACTACCTGCTTGCCGACAAAGGCTACGACAGTGACGCCATCGTGGCGCATGCCCAAGCGCAAGGCGCGCAAGCCGTGATTCCGCCACGCAAGAACCGCAAGCCACCCCGCACGTATGACAAAGCACTCTACAAACTACGTCACCTGGTCGAGAACGCCTTCCTGCATCTCAAGCGGTGGCGGGGCATCGCCACGCGCTACGCGAAAAACGTCGCCTCATTCGTTGCCGCCGTGCAAATTCGCTGCCTTGCCCTCTGGCTGCAAATCTTGTGA
- a CDS encoding Mu transposase domain-containing protein, whose protein sequence is MGRARRPLMGFVMVLSWSRQIFLRFFLDARMESFLLGHVAAFEAWGGAARVALYDNLKSAVLERRGDAIRLHPTLLALAGHYRYEPRPVAPARGNEKGRVERSIRYIRDAFFAGRQFADLDDLNAQAAAWCMADAGERACPEDASLRVGQAFERERDHLLSLPATPFVCEEVKAVSVGKSPYVRFDLNDDSVPATEVQRTLSVVACERLVRILDAQRVVATHARSWYRGEVIEVKQHVQDLVDSKRAAHAHRDTDRLVSAAPACRDLLRQAAERGEPLGRMARALGELLDPYGAAELQRAALDALGRGVPHVSAVRLALDRRRLQRHDPPPVAVPLPEHIQQRDVAVCHPSLAVYDHLTEPEDDPS, encoded by the coding sequence ATCGGCCGCGCGCGCCGCCCCCTCATGGGCTTCGTCATGGTGCTGTCGTGGTCGCGCCAGATCTTCCTGCGTTTCTTCCTCGACGCGCGCATGGAGAGCTTCCTGCTCGGCCACGTCGCCGCCTTCGAAGCCTGGGGCGGCGCCGCCCGGGTCGCCCTGTACGACAACCTGAAGTCGGCCGTGCTCGAGCGCCGCGGGGATGCCATCCGCTTGCACCCCACGCTTCTGGCCCTGGCCGGGCATTACCGCTACGAGCCGCGCCCGGTGGCGCCAGCTCGCGGCAACGAGAAGGGGCGGGTCGAGCGCAGCATCCGCTATATCCGCGACGCCTTCTTCGCCGGGCGCCAGTTCGCCGACCTGGACGACCTCAACGCCCAGGCCGCCGCCTGGTGCATGGCAGACGCGGGCGAACGCGCCTGCCCGGAGGACGCCTCCTTGCGCGTGGGCCAGGCCTTCGAGCGCGAGCGCGACCATCTGCTGAGCCTGCCCGCGACGCCGTTTGTCTGCGAAGAGGTCAAGGCGGTCAGCGTGGGCAAGTCCCCCTACGTGCGCTTCGACCTCAACGACGACTCGGTGCCGGCCACCGAGGTGCAGCGCACCCTGAGCGTGGTGGCCTGCGAGCGCCTGGTGCGCATCCTCGACGCGCAGCGCGTCGTGGCCACCCATGCGCGCAGCTGGTACCGCGGCGAGGTCATCGAAGTCAAACAGCATGTGCAGGACTTGGTCGACTCCAAACGCGCCGCGCACGCCCATCGCGACACCGATCGCCTGGTGAGCGCCGCGCCCGCCTGCCGCGATCTGCTGCGTCAGGCCGCCGAACGCGGCGAGCCGCTCGGGCGCATGGCCCGCGCCCTGGGCGAGTTGCTCGACCCGTATGGCGCCGCCGAACTGCAGCGCGCCGCGCTCGACGCCTTGGGGCGCGGCGTTCCCCACGTCTCGGCGGTGCGCCTGGCGTTGGATCGCCGCCGCCTGCAGCGCCACGATCCACCGCCCGTAGCCGTGCCGCTACCTGAGCACATCCAGCAGCGCGACGTGGCGGTGTGCCACCCCAGCCTGGCCGTCTACGACCACCTCACCGAGCCTGAGGATGACCCATCCTGA
- a CDS encoding class 1 fructose-bisphosphatase: MTQSVNLTRYLVEQEREHGVITPQLRLLVEVVARACKRISIAVNKGALGDVLGSAGTGNVQGEVQKKLDVIANDVLIHANEWGGHLAAMASEEMDTVFPVSEHYPRGEYLLLFDPLDGSSNIDVDVTIGTIFSVLQIPKNTTDVTEQHFLQSGSKQVAAGYCVYGPQTQLVLTVGHGVAVFTLDREQGSFVLTERDLQIPPSTSEFSINMSNLRHWAPPIKRYIDECLQGKDGPRGRDFNMRWVGSMVADVHRILMRGGVFLYPWDQREPNKPGKLRLLYEANPMSLLVEQAGGAATTGSQRILDIVPTSLHERCSVMLGSREEVELLQRYHAQTV, encoded by the coding sequence ATGACCCAATCCGTCAACCTCACCCGCTATCTCGTCGAGCAGGAGCGCGAGCACGGCGTCATCACGCCCCAATTGCGCCTGCTCGTCGAAGTGGTCGCCCGCGCCTGCAAACGCATCAGCATCGCCGTGAACAAAGGCGCATTGGGCGACGTGCTCGGCTCCGCCGGCACCGGCAACGTGCAAGGCGAAGTGCAGAAGAAGCTCGACGTCATCGCCAACGATGTGCTGATCCACGCCAACGAGTGGGGCGGACATCTGGCCGCCATGGCCTCGGAAGAAATGGACACCGTGTTCCCGGTCTCCGAGCACTACCCGCGCGGCGAATACCTGCTGCTGTTCGACCCGCTCGATGGCTCGTCCAATATCGACGTGGACGTCACCATCGGCACCATCTTTTCCGTGCTGCAGATTCCCAAAAACACCACCGACGTCACCGAGCAGCATTTTCTCCAGTCCGGCAGCAAGCAAGTTGCCGCCGGCTATTGCGTCTATGGCCCGCAAACCCAACTCGTGCTCACCGTAGGGCATGGAGTGGCCGTGTTCACCCTGGACCGGGAACAGGGCAGTTTCGTCCTCACTGAGCGCGATTTGCAAATTCCGCCCAGCACTAGCGAGTTCTCGATCAATATGTCGAATCTGCGTCACTGGGCGCCACCAATCAAGCGCTACATCGACGAATGCCTGCAAGGCAAGGACGGTCCGCGCGGACGCGACTTCAACATGCGCTGGGTGGGCAGCATGGTGGCCGATGTGCACCGCATCCTCATGCGTGGCGGCGTGTTCCTGTATCCGTGGGATCAGCGCGAGCCGAACAAACCCGGCAAGCTGCGCCTGCTGTACGAAGCCAACCCCATGAGCTTGCTGGTGGAGCAAGCCGGCGGCGCAGCCACAACTGGCTCGCAGCGCATCCTCGACATCGTCCCCACCTCGCTGCATGAGCGTTGCAGCGTGATGCTCGGCTCGCGCGAAGAAGTCGAACTGCTGCAGCGCTACCACGCGCAGACCGTCTGA
- a CDS encoding DUF1289 domain-containing protein: MTRTSVASEGQPDDTSEPDTPCVGVCSTGFDDVCRGCLRTAAEVGRWVEMNPAEKRAVWTRILAEGYVPRRRD, translated from the coding sequence ATGACGCGCACTTCGGTCGCTTCAGAGGGTCAACCCGACGATACGAGCGAGCCCGACACCCCCTGCGTCGGCGTGTGCTCCACCGGGTTCGACGATGTTTGCCGCGGCTGTCTGCGCACTGCGGCGGAGGTCGGTCGCTGGGTGGAGATGAACCCGGCAGAAAAGCGCGCGGTCTGGACGCGCATTCTGGCCGAGGGCTATGTTCCGCGACGGCGTGATTGA
- the rraA gene encoding ribonuclease E activity regulator RraA: MHALFSTCDLCDAHRDALHTDALRVLPPVFRSFGKISRFRGKIATVQCHDDNALVRATLESAGMARVLVVDGAASMKRALLGGNLAALASQNGWAGVLVNGCVRDVHEILQVPIGVLALASMPAPPEKHGKGRVDAVVTIQDVIVRPGEWLYADEDGVIISREQLGLAL, from the coding sequence ATGCACGCCTTGTTTTCAACCTGTGATCTGTGCGATGCGCACCGCGACGCCCTGCACACCGATGCGCTGCGGGTGCTGCCGCCGGTTTTCCGCTCCTTCGGCAAGATCAGCCGTTTTCGCGGCAAGATCGCCACGGTGCAGTGTCACGACGACAACGCCCTGGTACGCGCCACCCTGGAGTCGGCCGGCATGGCCCGGGTGCTGGTGGTGGATGGCGCCGCCTCGATGAAGCGCGCGCTCCTGGGCGGCAACCTCGCTGCGCTGGCCAGCCAGAACGGCTGGGCCGGGGTGCTGGTCAATGGTTGCGTGCGCGATGTGCATGAAATTCTGCAGGTGCCCATCGGCGTGCTGGCGCTGGCATCCATGCCCGCTCCGCCGGAAAAGCACGGCAAAGGCAGGGTCGATGCCGTGGTGACGATTCAGGACGTGATCGTGCGCCCCGGCGAATGGCTCTACGCCGATGAAGACGGCGTGATCATCAGCCGCGAGCAGCTCGGGCTGGCGCTCTGA